A window of Longimicrobiaceae bacterium contains these coding sequences:
- the aspA gene encoding aspartate ammonia-lyase, which produces MDTQILEVLRAHPLLRSLDPAELDFLAGAADLRHAAAGSYVFRESQPRRSFGILLRGRVEIVKGLQGRPEVLHVLSEGESYGEGSLLDDYPHSTSGLVTQDAELVEIARDRLSAVASEHPALYGKLALAAAQVIASRLRQANVRLTGRSAGYLSGELRTEHDLLGERNLSVDLYYGVQTLRATENFPITGIPISQYPYFVHALAAVKEAAAQANAELGLIPEEIADAIVRACREIRDGRLHEQFVVDVVQGGAGTSTNMNANEVIANRALELLGRRKGDYDWVHPNNHVNLSQSTNDVYPTALKIAGNWAIRDLVVALGELRGAFAAKAAEFADVLKMGRTQLQDAVPMTLGQEFNAFAVTIGEDIDRLQEAAALIREMNMGATAIGTGINTDPRYAALVRDRLAATTGLALVTAPDLVEATADTGAFVQLSGVLKRVAVKLSKICNDLRLLSSGPRTGFNEINLPPMQPGSSIMPGKVNPVIPEVVNQVCFQVMGNDLTIAMAAEAGQLQLNVFEPVIGFNLFQSIDMLVRAAVVLRERCVVGITANRERLRKMVEDSIGLVTALVPYIGYERSSAVALEALHTGRGVYELVQEKGWLSQARLDEILTPEAMTQPRAMPHPAATG; this is translated from the coding sequence CGGGCGCGGCCGACCTGCGGCACGCCGCCGCGGGGAGCTACGTCTTCCGCGAGAGCCAGCCGCGGCGCTCGTTCGGCATCCTGCTCCGCGGCCGCGTGGAGATCGTGAAGGGCCTCCAGGGCCGCCCCGAGGTGCTTCACGTGCTCTCCGAGGGCGAGTCGTACGGCGAGGGCAGCCTGCTGGACGACTACCCCCACTCGACGTCGGGCCTGGTCACCCAGGACGCCGAGCTGGTGGAGATCGCCCGCGACCGGCTGAGCGCCGTGGCCAGCGAGCACCCGGCGCTCTACGGCAAGCTGGCGCTGGCGGCGGCGCAGGTCATCGCCTCGCGGCTGCGGCAGGCCAACGTGCGGCTCACGGGCCGCTCCGCCGGCTACCTGTCGGGCGAGCTGCGCACCGAGCACGACCTGCTGGGCGAGCGGAACCTGTCGGTGGACCTGTACTACGGCGTGCAGACGCTGCGGGCCACCGAGAACTTCCCCATCACCGGCATCCCCATCTCGCAGTACCCGTACTTCGTGCACGCGCTGGCCGCGGTGAAGGAGGCCGCCGCGCAGGCCAACGCCGAGCTGGGCCTGATCCCGGAAGAGATCGCCGACGCCATCGTGCGCGCCTGCCGCGAGATCCGCGACGGGCGGCTGCACGAGCAGTTCGTGGTGGACGTGGTGCAGGGCGGGGCGGGAACGAGCACCAACATGAACGCCAACGAGGTGATCGCCAACCGCGCGCTGGAGCTGCTGGGCCGCCGCAAGGGCGACTACGACTGGGTGCATCCCAACAACCACGTCAACCTCTCGCAGTCCACCAACGACGTCTACCCCACCGCGCTCAAGATCGCCGGCAACTGGGCCATCCGCGACCTGGTGGTGGCGCTGGGCGAGCTGCGGGGCGCGTTCGCGGCCAAGGCGGCGGAGTTCGCCGACGTGCTGAAGATGGGGCGTACGCAGCTCCAGGACGCCGTGCCCATGACGCTGGGGCAGGAGTTCAACGCCTTCGCCGTCACCATCGGCGAGGACATCGACCGGCTGCAGGAGGCCGCGGCGCTGATCCGCGAGATGAACATGGGCGCCACCGCCATCGGCACCGGCATCAACACCGACCCGCGCTACGCCGCCCTGGTCCGCGACCGGCTGGCGGCCACGACCGGCCTGGCGCTCGTCACCGCGCCCGACCTGGTGGAGGCCACAGCCGACACGGGGGCGTTCGTGCAGCTCTCCGGCGTGCTCAAGCGCGTGGCGGTGAAGCTGAGCAAGATCTGCAACGACCTGCGGCTGCTCTCTTCCGGGCCGCGTACGGGCTTCAACGAGATCAACCTGCCGCCCATGCAGCCGGGCTCGTCCATCATGCCCGGCAAGGTGAACCCGGTGATCCCCGAGGTGGTCAACCAGGTCTGCTTCCAGGTGATGGGCAACGACCTGACCATCGCCATGGCGGCCGAGGCGGGCCAGCTCCAGCTCAACGTGTTCGAGCCCGTGATCGGGTTCAACCTGTTCCAGAGCATCGACATGCTGGTGCGCGCCGCCGTGGTGCTGCGCGAGCGGTGCGTGGTGGGCATCACCGCCAACCGCGAGCGGCTGCGGAAGATGGTGGAGGACTCCATCGGCCTGGTCACCGCGCTGGTGCCGTACATCGGCTACGAGCGCTCGTCGGCGGTGGCGCTCGAGGCGCTGCACACCGGGCGGGGCGTGTACGAGCTGGTCCAGGAGAAGGGCTGGCTCTCGCAGGCGCGCCTGGACGAGATCCTCACCCCCGAGGCCATGACCCAGCCGCGCGCCATGCCGCATCCCGCGGCGACCGGCTGA